Part of the Nisaea sediminum genome is shown below.
CCTGCCGAGAAGAAGAAAGCGCCGGCAAAAAAGGCTCCCGCGAAGAAGACCGCCGCGAAGAAGGACTCCGACGACGCATAAGGGGGTGTTGTATGGGGCGAAAAGCCCCATATGATCTTCACTGACCTGAACGCGACGTAACCCAAGAAGGCCGACTGAAATGCATGATCCCGCAGAGATCTATATGAACTCCTTGGTCCCCATGGTGGTCGAGCAGACCAACCGCGGGGAGCGGGCCTATGATATCTACTCCCGCCTGCTGAAGGAGCGGATCATCTTTGTGGTCGGCCCGATCAACGACGCGATCTCCAGCGTCGTCTGCGCGCAGTTGCTGTTCCTCGAAGCCGAGAATCCGACCAAGGACATCTCGATGTACATCAACTCTCCGGGCGGAGTCGTTTCGTCCGGTCTCGCGATGTACGACACGATGGAATACATCCGCCCGGATGTCTCCACCGTGTGTATCGGACAGGCCGCGTCGATGGGCTCGCTGCTGCTTACCGCCGGCGCAAAGGGCAAACGCTATTGCCTGCCGCACGCGAAAGTGATGATTCACCAGCCGTCCGGCGGTTTCCAGGGACAGGCGACGGATATCGAGATTCACGCCCGCGAAATCCTGGCGACCCGTGCGCGCCTGAACGAAATCTACGTGAAGCATACCGGCCGCAAGTTGGATGAGATTGAAACCGCGATGGAACGCGACAATTTCATGGTGCCGGAAGATGCCAAGAAGTTCGGCCTGATCGACGAAGTCGTCTACAAGCGGCCGGTCGACAGCAAAGACGAGTCCGGCAAGAGCTAAGCATTCTGGAGTGTGGATCGGTCCCCGTCGATGACGGCTGACGGGGACGTCCTGCGGTCCGCATCCGCCAGAGGAGTGCCGCGTCGCCAGTTGCTATGTGATTTTTTCGCATTGTGCCGCTTCGCCGCCTTTGGCTAACATGACCAATCAGCCGTCCCGTAACGAATGTGGGTAAGATGAGCAAATCCGGCGGAAGCACGAACGGTGGTGATTCGAAGAACACCTTGTACTGCTCGTTCTGCGGCAAGAGCCAGCACGAGGTCCGCAAACTGATTGCAGGCCCCACGGTCTTCATCTGCGACGAGTGCGTCGAGCTCTGCATGGACATCATCCGTGAAGAGCATAAGACCACGCTGGTCAAATCGCGCGACGGGGTTCCGACGCCGCGCGATATCATGGAAGTGCTGAACGACTATGTGATCGGCCAGCCGTATGCGAAGCGGATTCTCTCCGTTGCTGTGCATAACCACTACAAGCGGCTCTCGCACTCCAGCAAGAACAACGATGTCGAGCTGGCGAAATCCAACATTCTGCTTGTCGGTCCGACCGGTTGCGGCAAGACGCTGCTGGCGCAGACCCTGGCGCGGATCATCGACGTCCCCTTCACCATGG
Proteins encoded:
- the clpP gene encoding ATP-dependent Clp endopeptidase proteolytic subunit ClpP — its product is MHDPAEIYMNSLVPMVVEQTNRGERAYDIYSRLLKERIIFVVGPINDAISSVVCAQLLFLEAENPTKDISMYINSPGGVVSSGLAMYDTMEYIRPDVSTVCIGQAASMGSLLLTAGAKGKRYCLPHAKVMIHQPSGGFQGQATDIEIHAREILATRARLNEIYVKHTGRKLDEIETAMERDNFMVPEDAKKFGLIDEVVYKRPVDSKDESGKS